In the Gymnogyps californianus isolate 813 chromosome 3, ASM1813914v2, whole genome shotgun sequence genome, one interval contains:
- the GNMT gene encoding glycine N-methyltransferase isoform X2 produces the protein MVDSVYRMRSLGVAAEGLPDQYADGRAARVWQLYIGDTRGRTAEYRSWLLALLRQHRCRSVLDVACGTGVDSIMLLEEGFQVTSVDASDKMLKYALKERWERRKEEPFDRWVIEEANWLTLEKDLEKPGDGFDAVICLGNSFAHLPDLKGDMVRPGGVLVIDHRNYDHILATGCAPPGKNIYYKSDLTKDITTSVLLVNNKAHMVTLDYTVQVPPTEAGAAPELSKFRLSYYPHRLEAFTALLKGAFQGKCQHSVLGDFQPYTPGQAHVPCYFIHVVKKTA, from the exons ATGGTGGACAGCGTGTACCGGATGCGGTCGCTGGGGGTGGCGGCGGAGGGGCTGCCGGACCAGTACGCGGACGGGCGGGCGGCCCGCGTGTGGCAGCTGTACATCGGGGACACGCGGGGCCGCACGGCCGAGTACCGCAGCTGGCTCCTGGCGCTGCTCCGCCAGCACCGCTGCCGCTCCGTCCTCGACGTGGCCTGTGGCACCGG GGTGGACTCCATCATGCTGCTCGAGGAGGGCTTCCAGGTGACCAGCGTCGACGCCAGTGACAAGATGCTCAAGTATGCGCTGAAGGAGCGCTGGGAGCGGCGGAAGGAGGAGCCCTTCGACCGATGGG TCATTGAGGAGGCCAACTGGCTCACACTGGAGAAGGACCTGGAGAAGCCAGGAGACGGGTTTGACGCAGTCATCTGCCTGGGCAACTCCTTCGCACACCTGCCTGACCTCAAAGGTGA CATGGTGCGGCCTGGGGGTGTCCTAGTCATTGACCACCGCAACTATGATCACATCCTGGCCACAGGCTGCGCGCCGCCTGGCAAGAACATCTACTACAAG AGTGACCTCACCAAGGACATCACCACCTCGGTGCTGCTGGTAAACAACAAGGCGCACATGGTGACCCTGGACTACACGGTGCAGGTCCCCCCCACTGAGGCGGGGGCAGCCCCGGAGCTGAG CAAGTTTCGGCTCTCGTACTACCCGCACCGGCTGGAGGCCttcacagccctgctgaaagGCGCCTTCCAGGGGAAGTGCCAGCACAGCGTCCTGGGTGACTTCCAACCCTACACGCCAGGGCAGGCCCACGTCCCTTGCTACTTCATCCACGTTGTGAAGAAGACGGCCTGA
- the GNMT gene encoding glycine N-methyltransferase isoform X1, whose amino-acid sequence MVDSVYRMRSLGVAAEGLPDQYADGRAARVWQLYIGDTRGRTAEYRSWLLALLRQHRCRSVLDVACGTGVDSIMLLEEGFQVTSVDASDKMLKYALKERWERRKEEPFDRWVIEEANWLTLEKDLEKPGDGFDAVICLGNSFAHLPDLKGDQSDHKLALRNIASMVRPGGVLVIDHRNYDHILATGCAPPGKNIYYKSDLTKDITTSVLLVNNKAHMVTLDYTVQVPPTEAGAAPELSKFRLSYYPHRLEAFTALLKGAFQGKCQHSVLGDFQPYTPGQAHVPCYFIHVVKKTA is encoded by the exons ATGGTGGACAGCGTGTACCGGATGCGGTCGCTGGGGGTGGCGGCGGAGGGGCTGCCGGACCAGTACGCGGACGGGCGGGCGGCCCGCGTGTGGCAGCTGTACATCGGGGACACGCGGGGCCGCACGGCCGAGTACCGCAGCTGGCTCCTGGCGCTGCTCCGCCAGCACCGCTGCCGCTCCGTCCTCGACGTGGCCTGTGGCACCGG GGTGGACTCCATCATGCTGCTCGAGGAGGGCTTCCAGGTGACCAGCGTCGACGCCAGTGACAAGATGCTCAAGTATGCGCTGAAGGAGCGCTGGGAGCGGCGGAAGGAGGAGCCCTTCGACCGATGGG TCATTGAGGAGGCCAACTGGCTCACACTGGAGAAGGACCTGGAGAAGCCAGGAGACGGGTTTGACGCAGTCATCTGCCTGGGCAACTCCTTCGCACACCTGCCTGACCTCAAAG GGGACCAGAGTGACCACAAGCTGGCCCTGAGGAACATCGCCAGCATGGTGCGGCCTGGGGGTGTCCTAGTCATTGACCACCGCAACTATGATCACATCCTGGCCACAGGCTGCGCGCCGCCTGGCAAGAACATCTACTACAAG AGTGACCTCACCAAGGACATCACCACCTCGGTGCTGCTGGTAAACAACAAGGCGCACATGGTGACCCTGGACTACACGGTGCAGGTCCCCCCCACTGAGGCGGGGGCAGCCCCGGAGCTGAG CAAGTTTCGGCTCTCGTACTACCCGCACCGGCTGGAGGCCttcacagccctgctgaaagGCGCCTTCCAGGGGAAGTGCCAGCACAGCGTCCTGGGTGACTTCCAACCCTACACGCCAGGGCAGGCCCACGTCCCTTGCTACTTCATCCACGTTGTGAAGAAGACGGCCTGA
- the CNPY3 gene encoding protein canopy homolog 3, whose protein sequence is MEVPWVLLAAALLPLLPPGRTARPLPTLAPPLSMVVAGQRRRLVVCVVSDLAPSSGHAVWISSGNGSTLQSFTYGASQEDGGTVCTISLLPDDPPAEGNLACHVGPNRTSPAHSSSPVRITGNEEAAEPCPGSTAVCKYVAVELKSAFEETGKTKEVIDTKYGFLDGKGSAVKYTQSDIRLIEVTENICKRLLDYNLHKERSGSNRFAKGMSETFETLHNLVHKGVKVVMDIPYELWNETSAEVADLKKQCDVLVEEYEDVIEDWYRHHQTEDLSQFLCADHVLKGKDASCLAEKWTGKKGDLASVGEKQSKKKSGKKKKGRKDESEGAASLPAAGEALEESGVQEEAPLTHSPADEL, encoded by the exons ATGGAGGtgccctgggtgctgctggccgCCGCTCTGCTCCCGCTCCTGCCCC CTGGCAGGACCGCCAGGCCGCTGCCCACCCTGGCCCCGCCGCTGAGCATGGTGGtggccgggcagcgccggcggcTGGTGGTCTGCGTGGTGAGCGACCTGGCCCCCAGCTCCGGCCACGCCGTCTGGATCTCCAGCGGGAACGGCAGCACCCTGCAGTCCTTCACCTACGGGGCCTCCCAGGAGGATGGTGGCACCGTCTGCaccatctccctcctccccgaTGACCCCCCTGCCGAGGGGAATCTCGCCTGCCACGTGGGGCCCAACAGAACCTCCCCGGCCCACAGCTCCAGCCCCGTCCGCATCACGG GCAACGAAGAGGCGGCAGAGCCGTGTCCCGGCAGCACGGCCG TGTGCAAGTATGTGGCGGTGGAGCTGAAATCCGCTTTTGAGGAGACCGGCAAGACCAAGGAGGTGATTGACACCAAGTACGGCTTCCTGGACGGGAAGGGCTCTGCCGTCAAGTACACGCAGTC GGACATCCGGTTAATCGAGGTGACAGAGAACATCTGCAAGCGGCTGTTGGATTACAACCTGCACAAGGAGAGGAGCGGCAGTAACAGATTCGCAAAG GGCATGTCGGAGACGTTTGAGACCCTGCACAACCTGGTGCACAAGGGCGTCAAGGTGGTGATGGACATCCCCTACGAGCTGTGGAACGAGACCTCCGCTGAGGTGGCTGACCTCAAAAAGCAG TGCGACGTGCTGGTGGAGGAGTACGAAGATGTGATCGAGGACTGGTACAGGCACCACCAGACAGAGGATCTCTCCCAGTTTCTCTGCGCCGACCACGTGCTAAAAGGGAAGGACGCAA GCTGCCTGGCAGAGAAGTGGACGGGCAAGAAAGGTGACTTGGCAAGCGTGGGGGAgaagcagagcaagaaaaagagcgggaagaagaagaagggccggaaggatGAGAGCGAGGGAGCTGCCAGCCTCCCGGCCGCAGGGGAGGCCCTGGAGGAGAGCGGGGTCCAGGAGGAGGCTCCGCTCACCCACAGCCCAGCCGATGAGCTGTAG